One Natator depressus isolate rNatDep1 chromosome 3, rNatDep2.hap1, whole genome shotgun sequence DNA segment encodes these proteins:
- the ALKAL2 gene encoding ALK and LTK ligand 2, with protein MSGLRSPVLLVLVLLMLSAGYCKERTDSIDLKDRQSLFNLIMEIIQELKRYHMEEDNGVQYFSNHDYTLDRREVADYGEYQDEQRAEIVPRDLRMKDKFLKHLTGPLYFSPKCSKHFHRLYHNTRDCTIPAYYKRCARLLTRLAVSPMCMEG; from the exons ATGAGTGGACTGAGGTCTCCTGtgctgctggtgctggtgctCTTAATGTTGTCAGCAGGTTATTGCAAAGAGAGAACTGACTCCATAGACCTAAAAGACAGGCAAAGCCTCTTCAATCTCATCATGGAGATTATTCAGGAACTGAAAAGGTACCACATGGAAGAGGACAACGGGGTGCAATACTTCTCCAACCACGATTATACTTTAGACCGAAGAGAAGTAGCTGATTATGGAGAGTACCAGGACGAGCAGAGAGCTG aaATAGTTCCTCGAGATTTGAGGATGAAagacaagtttttaaagcatttaaCAG GTCCTCTCTATTTTAGTCCAAAATGCAGTAAACACTTTCATCGGCTTTATCACAATACAAGAGACTGCACCATCCCAGCTT ACTATAAAAGATGTGCCAGGCTTCTTACTCGGTTGGCAGTAAGTCCAATGTGCATGGAAGGATAA